attgaaatatatttaaaagttaaAAGAGCCCCTATTACGTTGCTAAAaagaatgttattttgtgtagtttattttattttattattttccacataccgttgtagtccaaaaaaagagatttcaGTTGGAGACGATAATTCACGTCATTGtagactttgggatttgtaactttgcatatcgttaacatactaacacacacttacaaaaaagaaatgtaaaagcATGACTGTGaaaataggggctctttaataTATGGCAATATGTCAGATATCTGTATGGGTCCATCTGTCTATCAATCATGAACCCCCACCATTCTTTCCtctttttaatcattttaaccTTCACActcatttaattaatttctcaCTAACCTGGTGTATTCACTTCCAGTCTAAACCAGTCCCCCCTTCCTCAGTTTCAAGTATCAAAGCAAGGTATCCAACACGTGTCTCTATGTTGTATCTGTCTTTATACCTGTTTTTAGATGTTCATATGTATCTATAGATGTACTTGTATTCGTATTTattgttttgtgtattggtgttgCTTTTAGAAAACAAGTGGTTTTGAACTTGTTTTCAAGGTGCTGCTGTCCGCTCAAGGAGAATCTGTTATTTGGGGGGTGTATGCTGATAATCATTTGGCAGAAATTTCATCTAACattttttggttaaaatgtaaaaatagtttttaaatctTTGGTTTTAACTCTGAGGTTAAGTGAAAGTGCACAGTATGTTTTAGATTATGTAATTGGTCCACGATTGATTTATATATACAGTGAAAATATAACGTCATGGCAACTGTCCACATACATTTTGGGGATGGTTTCTTTTCAGTCAACCAAGGTTTAGATGTCTTGTTATTTCCTCTTTATATGAATGGAAATAAAGGCAACTAAATTCTATGTGTCGGTTAATTTAGATGTTATGATATATACTATAACTTGCATGCCCTGAACGTACCTTATGACTTGACTTTTCATTGAATTTGTAACAGATTTCATGTAAAATTAACTCTAGTGGCATTAAAACACTTTGACTAATGACTTTTATGATGACAAATTAATATTAAAGGGCCAGCCTCTAGATTGATTCAACTATTGTATTTTTGATCTAACCCTATAATCTGAGACATGTTATTCCAAAACCATTAGGATGTTGTGCTTCCTTTATTGCTAATTACATGTTTTTGTGTTCTTTTACTCTTAATGTGGATGTTAACATTAATGCCTGGTTTTCAGAGTCACACTTCGTACTATAGGGTATGCTTGTGAGTGTTTGTGTGCAGGCAAGAAGTGAAGAAATAAGTCAGAAACTAACATTTGTCAAATTAAGCATGCCTTATTCAAATGTATTCAAATGAGATTTGATAACTATGACAAAATGTTCTTTTGCTGTTCCTTCAAATGCTCCTGGTCAGTGCAATAGAACAGAAGacaataaaaaaatctcttGCATGAGAAATACTGTCATAAATATTTCTGTTATTTGCTTAAAGTTAAAATTGTGTGCATGTGTAATTATTACCGATTATTTGTTAAACATAGAGTAGCAGTTGCATGATTGCGCTGTTCCATTAGATACCCAAGTATATCAAGTATAGTACTGCTTATTTTATGAGTGATCTGTGTTGAACATCTGCTAAATAAAACTCCTTTTTGAATTACTTCCAGTTATGGTACCAGTGTAGAGATGAAAAGTGGGAGTAAAAGAAACGGGAGATGATGATGAGAAGAGGAGAGAATGGAGGAAGACGAAAAAGGAAAGAGTGTTTAACATCCAGAGAAACTTCCATTAGTCCGTTTACAACACAGAGAGGACAAAATCATCAAAAAtgatacaaaaaataataaaaaatcaaaaataCCATGTTGTTGCAGAGATTAATATATAGGTCAACCCTTTCCAAAATAGTGTTTGATTTACGAAGTATTGTATTCTTAAAATTActaataaatgtattaaaacaaattttttgtttaaattgtaCTGTTTTGAGTTGTCTTACTTttcttgtcatttattttatattcatttgtaCATGTGTACAATTCCTAATAACCTGTTTACATAAAAAAGTAAAGCTGTAAAAGTAtgaaaaaatattgtaaatatGAAGGTGCCATTGTTTAGTCTCGAGATGCACACCATTATTGTTCACATATGATTACTGTAATCTCAAAAGGTTTTATAAAAAgaattttaaaatatgcaacaaaaaagaaaaggtttgtatgaagtaaaaaaaaactttatttgtacacaaacaggagataaagaatttacagaCAAGCCTTTTCAGCACTGGGACAGCCCCATGAGTGTTTGAAAAAAGTATTAGCCTACTTTAACAAGGTTCTCAGATCACCATATCCAGAGGTACAAAgtgttatttttatatacaataaatctgtagggtagcatttgaaaaaaaaaattaaaaaatatatatttatttaatatttgcaCTTTTTAAAAGCTGAAAATGCAGCTGATAAAGCTACAGGTAAAGCAGCTCTCATTGTCTTATACAGTCCTGTAGCCTAAtgtgtcctcatttatgtccaagagatgcaataataatctattacattttaatccatttatttttttagattcaaaataatttacattttaaaaatgttactgCCTGATCATTAATTCCTTTTAAAGTTTGCAGTTTCAGTGCTTGACACCACTATTAGATCAAAAGGTTCAAAGGTCAATTTAAAAATTGGTTCAGTAAAAAGCACACAAAAATTGCTTTTCCCttataaaactttaataaagaaaaaaatttacatttttatttaactgcTTTATTGAATTTAATTGATTTGAGTGTTACATGATCGCATGATTTTTCCATGATTTGTGTTTTTTGAATGTAATATTGGTTGTAAAATTAAATGATCTTGTTTAGGGGTGGTGCCAGTAGTGGTTTTGCCTAGGGTGTAAAAAAGCTAGACATGgctttgtttaaaaatgtttgtgtattGCTGCACTTCACTGTGTGTAATTAGCATACACCCATTATTTTACTAACGCATATTACTAACACGctctttaaatattaaaaaaattgcataATTAACTTTATTCATAACTTTTATAGTTTTTAActtttattaaaggtgcagtgcactcaaaaaaatgattcattggattaactcaataaaactgtgggcaggatttccatccaatatgaatgtgtacccctaactcataaaaaactgctttacacaataaaaatatattgagttggtccaactcaatttaaataaatggcaatactcaattagttgcctcaactcaatttagtgtagtctgaataactcaatttagtgtagtctgaataactcaatttagcatagtttgaataactcaatgtagtgtagtctgaaggactcaattctgttattttatataaaacgtTTCTATATCATACTTattagcataagcacatgttagcatgctaataataataacatatgatactttggatgagcatgtgagaaagagactgatctccaaacaggcattaacacaggcagtgctcattgagagaaatttgtcacatccacaacctaaccacaagcaccactcttctgcacgatggtaaccaaacaatttgaaaaaatataacacaaacgcttctgaatcaataagataaacggACATTAAACACCattaagtctttctctttacctaaaaatgcataaaatgacacttaattaaaaaattactctccaaaagcagttgcatgcaaagcatgctgggaaataatTTTTCCGGAACCCAAActcaaactaattgtgttaacgcaattaaaaagaaatcaataaattatagtacatatttattttgtgttatactaattaaatatatatatacttattgctcttaatgaggtattttacatttattgaacacaattttaatgtgtcatttctaagaagggcttacatcatttttttgagtgtgtgtaatttttagaaggatccgTTGATAGAAAttctaaataatatacaaactatattatcagggatgtttaaaaacctttcagaatgaaccgttatgtttttattaccttagaattatccgtttttatctacatacaccgagggtccccttacatggaagtcgccattttgtgacaccatgtttctacagaagcccttaacagacaaacttttgttactaagttgtctccgaacttgacatgtttgtccggtgacgactactgtagcttctctatgcattgcAATttacaacctcaccactagatgccgctaaaatttacacactttAACTTAATAGTCCAGTAAAGAATATTAAGAGCCTGAAGAGTGCAAACGGAACAAAAAGACACAgaaaaagtaattaaataatcttttaattattttaatgataCATATACTCAATATTAACTTACCATTATAAAAATACATCAACTAATTAACTTTCACAGAATTAAAATTTAAGAGAACTTCAATGTGGGATTTGAGATgtgtttttattcattattgTCACATATGTAGTTTTAAACAtaggttcgggaggagcctaaacaatcaggtctgtcaatcatcatgtgcgtatataaggcagccttcaggCCTCCGTGTTCATCCTCAATTTTTGCCGGCATTCCTCCTCCTCCCCATCACCTTCTTTACTGCTCTCTTTATTCCTCCCCCCAGTTCTGTTGCAGGgggttcgctctctctgaaggtcCAGAGCTCAGGTGCAGAGCTCCCatcgaggacagcaagccaagctTGTTTGTCATCAATTATTAAGATATGAATGCGCATGCAAAGAAGTGAACTATATTTTAGATAAAATATATCAATTACATGCATAATTAGTTTACTGACATCTAACTAGTTATCTCACATACACTTTAAAAGGCGCATAAAATAAAGTAGAATCAAATGTTGAAGCGGAAAGGAATATCAACATCTTTCATTTGTTTTGCATAATCTTCATCAAACATCTGGGATTGAGCTGTAGTGAAATGGTTGACCCAGTCACCGACTTCGCCTGTGTAAACAAACACACTTAGTCTTCAAATTTGTTAAAcagtattatttaaataatttcttaaCTTACAGTTTATATACTGTAAGCAGATGAAAACTAGCAACTAATACTCAAGTCTGAAAAAACTCTATGGACTCACTCTATGTTGAAGACTCAGAGACCAATTTGGActacaaaaatatgtgtttatttttaaacacatttcagATAAAGAAACTCTCTGGTTAATGAATAAACATCTAATATTAGAAGTGCATGGTATGTAAGACCTCATATACTGTAGATACAGTATGATTgagttttgttattaaatttagtATTTTACAAATACAATTGCATATTGCTGCAAAACTTGGCATTTCTGCAAGACAAGGCGATATtacaaaaatgataaaaatgcttaTTAGAATGTTATTATCCTCATAAATACAGCagattataatctaataaaattttatgtattttttcttAGGCTACCAGATATTTAGTCAGTAAATTTGATAAATGACAGGTGCACAAATGTCCTTTAAAGGGAAAATTACCTTATTTACCTGTGCTTGTTTAATGACCCTGTTCTACAAATGGATTTTAGTAAGTCCTCTGTGTCTCCATCATCACAGTTCACAATGTATTAATTGTACTTAAAGATTCATGTCCTTAACATAATTTGTTTCTATGgcaacataattacaaaacagACCTATATTTAACATTCCAACAGGTCCGCTTACATGACCGTTTTTTAACAATAGGCTTTAtacccagctgcactacttcctgaacttcagccagctccttgtttcttgtctgccattattggaaaaactgattaatccaggtgtgcctgattattgttgttgtgactactgaggtatggcacacctggattaatcaatttgtccaataatggaaacaaggagctggctgaagttaaggaagtagtgcagctgggcataaagcctatttggAAAAACATTTTTACGAATCTGAGCACATTGGATGACAAGTTGCTGTAAATGTGAACCTTTTCTCATGAAGACAGATTTGGACTGATCAAACACAGGCTTCGGGATATATGAGTAGTTGGCCATTGGATTGTCTTTCATGACTTTAAAAGATGTCAGCTGCACAATCCTCTCTATGACATCTTCAGAAACTGACAGGTCCAGATAGCACATGATTCTCTCGATTTCTTTACGAGGATTCTTGATGAAAAAacatatgttttaaataaaatatgttttaaagacATTAATTGATCAATCAAGCGCTTCATAAGGACAATAGAATGACATAATGCACCAAAACTACCTCTTTCATGTCTTCATAGAGGAGGTAGAGAATATTCTTTTCCTTTCGTTCGCTCCAGTATCCTTTCACATGATCATACCAAGAGCCCCAGCCCACTGTGAAGATATTAAACACAAAAGCAGAGTAAGATTGTGTTCCTGGACCAAAAAAAAGGGTCAATATAAGGGTCAATTTGTGATCATATGAAAGCAAAATAAACTATGAGGgtgcataaaaatataaatattgaaaaaagttttattatatattatcaTATTGAAgttcttagcaacacatattattaATACGGTAGAAAATCTTTAAAATGTCTTCATGCAACATGATTTTTACTTAATATCAGTTTTGGCAATAAAAAAGTAGGTCATTTTAacttatacaatgtattgttgcctattcctaaaaataaacactcttaaaaataaaggtgcttaaaaggatTTTCACAGAAATGCCATAGAAGACCATTTTTGGGTTCCATTTAGGTTCTTAAAACCCCTTTTCActttaaataatgaaacatAAAAGTTCTTCAGATGTCATATGTTCCTTATGTAATCatacagccaaaaatggttATTCTATAGCATTGTGAAGCCCATTTATTTGTGACTTATGAATGGTTTTGTtttccagggtcacatataaaaagtttggttccaaaacaagataactctgtttttaaacatttagtcaaaaaaaaaatattattattatgtattattattattgtgttttattgtgctacttagctgtatttttttagtGTATTAGTTATGAGagcgttaaaaaaaaactaacagCAGTTTGatttatacactctaaaaaatgctgggttgtttttaacccagggctgggtcactattggacagaacacactgccgggttaacttaaaatgacccaactgctgggttgttttaacccaattgctgggttattgtcAATCAACCATGTTGAAACAGCCCAGCAgctgggtcattttaacccggcagtgtgttctgtccaatagtgactcagcattttttagagtgtattaattggaatgaacaaaaaacaagatttttgaaaatgtatctcgtttttttaaccaaactcttcatatattcttCATCCTAGTCAAACAGATTTagaaaatactttatttgaagaAAGATAAAATATGTCACTTACATTCTCCTTTCATAAACTTGTTAATGTATCCATCCCAAGGTCCTGGCTCTGGCTGGGTTAAGTTCATACGATCAAAGTGAAAGTAACTTACAGCATTGTCCTTAGCATTTCGGGCCGTATAGATGACCTGAAAGTCAGGTTGATCATGCTATATGACGTAGTTGACAGTTGACAGGTCAAACTTTGAAATGATCAGGTGTGTACTTTGCTATTCTCATTGATTGTGTACCTTGCATTTATTTTCCCAGAACCCTTTAGGCACTAGTTGAATGGGCAGGTGAGTCTTGATGACTCTTGGGGGTTGCGTTTGTTTAAGTAGGTCAAGCCCTAAATGCAGCATAAAGTAGCATACACTCAAGATATGGGGGTTACATGCCTAAATAGATTCATTGAGTTTGTTACACATGTAATATTTTGTCAAAGATATAGAGTAAAGAGAAAGGATGCAATGAGATGTGAATGCATGTTTGTGGCTATACCTGATGGTATAGGTGGAGGAGCAAAGATCTCTAGGAATGGACTACGGACAGCTGTGGGTGCTCTCTTGCATAGCTCAGCATCTCCATTGTGCAGCAAAAGATCCACTATCTCCTGGGTCCAGGTTGTGCCTCGATACAAAGATAAAACATGTGAAAATGCAAATAATGCATGTACTGAATGGTGTGAAAAATCATTGATAGGCACTGGATAATACTAAATAGATACAAGGAGAAATTAATATGTGGATTTTTGCAATAAGAGCAAGAGCTGAGTCCAAATGATCAGTTCTCATCTTGCAAGACTGGTCTGCTGCTTTTGGCACTGTTAATCATCAGTTTCTTCTGCCCACCCTCTAATAACTGAGCATCACTGAAACATCTACCTCACAGGAAGATCCTTCAAGGTTGCTTGAATATCCAAATCACATAATTTGGTCACTGTGGTTCCTCAGGGATCAGATCTTGGGCCTCCAGTCTTCTTTATATACACTACATCACTGGGTcccaggggcgtcgctagaccccttttactggggcacgtgccccagtgtaaatcttttgtgccccggtgtaaatctcaagtttaaattttagcagttaactagtgtattcctttacaaagacaatcgcggtaAAAACGGATCTTTATGCAAAGTAGTCgcattgacgcgtgcacgcatgTATCCATGGACGCGCGTGTTTGCGTTCaccgcgcacaaccgcattcaaaaggtgacgccacgcgagtgcttatgaaagcataacgaaactaaagtaagtttctaaataataatgctaatcttattttgacccgatcattattggcttctgtagatgtaaatcagaaatgttttgtgcaaagcagggaaagggaagcagaaaggagagcAAACTACATCCTGACCCTGTctggtctcaaacattagaggacaaatctcaggaaaacctcttataaagtctatagaattgcatcgTTGCTGAGAAAATCCACAGATGTATGtgatatactgttctgtattttgagatatgaaattaatatttagtttactaatatttaactctaggacactataaacagttagcagtaactgtgactgagattatttagtatagcagtcataaaatgactggtttcttaaaatattcttgtaaaaataagttattaatcattgctatcattgtataatgtagaaaatgtttctctgctgtcattatttccaaacatgttatgccatttatgctttcaaacatgttaataatgttaggtatgatgaagattatacttgtatatatgtatctttcgcagTTGTTGCactagaatagtgggttaagcaaatgacattgtattgaagtgttgcacacttctcgcacacagcaggctttcaaaaaaaaaaaaatcagcaaaaaattgggggcctgtgccccagtagatctttatgtctagcaacgcccctgctGGGTCCCATCATCCAGGCACATGGTTTTCCCTACCATTGATATGTTGGTGACACACAGTTCCATTTCCCATTTTTAACAGATGACCCAAAGGTAGCTGCATAGATCTCGGACTGCCCTTCAGACATCTTTGCATGGATTAAAGAACATCACCTACAACTTAACCTAGCAATTAAGGAACTTCTTATCTTTCCAGCCACTCCATCAAAACACCACCAGCTtaccattcagctaggttcatCAACGATAACCTCATTGACTTCAGTTCGGAAGCTTGGGGTAATCTTGGATGATCAGCTGACCTTTAAAGACCACAATGCTAATACAGCATGTATGTAGGTGCTTACAAAACTCAACAAATGATTAAGAATGCACCTACATGATTGGTCTTTAATTAGCCTAAAATCACCCATGTCAAACCTCTGTTTATCTCTCTGCAGTGGCTCCTGGTTGCAACTTGCATCAAGTTCAAGACATTGGTGCTTGCCTATAAAACAGCTACGGACTCAGCGTCCCCCTATCTAAATTCTTACAAGTTCACATCCTGTTCATGAATAGCTTGTTGTATTCCTTAACTGTAAGTCCCTTCCAAACTGAATTTTAAGATTCTAAAACAGATTTCAGGATCTTCGAAGCTTTCCAACAACAACAATTGCAGAGGCTTTATATAACTCTTCTTTACATATACTTTTTCTTAATTCCCGCTTCAGGGGTAGTTCAGCCAAAAAAGAATATTCTGGCATCATTTACTttccctcatgttgttctgtaTAGATTTCTAAACAAAAGAAGATGTTTTGCACTATTGGCTTCCATATAATTTTTTCCTACTTGGGaagtttttgggtgaactgtcacaatgaaatggaagtagcgattgtcaTATTGCCACCCATTGTGATAACACGGCTTCTGAAATGATGAACGGTAGGGCTGAACTTGAATTCGTCCATCGAGAATTGTTTAAATCGTTGGAAGTTGGGTCTTGTTTATGGATCAAAAGATGGTTTCGAGGAGGGAATGAGATAatttgttaaaataataaagctcacagataagtcatttgtaaaaaaaaaaacaaaaaaacattacaaatgtcacaaagtttttaatttaaatttcattgtgactttaaattacacaagaaaatgttaaataaaatccAATAAATCATTATTGAGTGTATTAAACTGTCTTTGCAGATAAAAATTTGATGACTTTACCATGGTTGAACTTTTTCCTTTTGTACCTGCTTTAGGGTAGGTAGCGATGAGCAGATCCGATGGGTCTGGAGAGAAATCCGAAACTGATTTCCAGTTTGCAGCAATGGTGCTCATGAGAGGCACACCTTCAATGTCTATCAGAGGAAAGCGTTTAATAGCACTGGCAGCCCTCTTAATGGCTTCTTCATAGCTTAGTGGTTTTTCTTCCATGCCCACACAAATGTTGTCTGGATTATTACTGTTTTACAACCCCAGTTTTGCTTTTACTGTCCAATGTAACATGTTTATTCCAGATTATCCTCTTCTCTTTTTGTGGACTTTTTATCAAATTCTCCCTATTTCCTTCTGCAGTTCTCTCTGTGTTGCATTACTGTGACGGGAAGTGTGGCCTTATGTAACTCATGTAGCTCAGCTAGGGTGAAATTCCAAACTTCCAGCAGTGTTATCTTAACTCCTGATCTGACTTTAAGGGAGTGTCTGACAATtatcagtttacatttaaaaagtgaaattactgGAATTTtcgttttacattttttaattaaatcgaaaaaaaacatgcaaaaaacatAATATAACAATAAAATGATTAGCATATTACCACATGTCACAGACTTGGAAAACGCTAGTAATCCAAACGGTATTACCCAAATTCATTGAAGACATGAAGGCAGGGAATGTCCAAATCCAATGTttggtttacttcctgtcttCTGACAATTCTATGCGTGGGCGTCCATGGGAAATGTGATTAGACGAATCTGgttgagtaaaaaaaaaaatggcggccaagaaagcggctggagcacaaattaTTAAAGGCACACCgcgg
The Paramisgurnus dabryanus chromosome 1, PD_genome_1.1, whole genome shotgun sequence genome window above contains:
- the sult1st6 gene encoding sulfotransferase 1C2, whose translation is MEEKPLSYEEAIKRAASAIKRFPLIDIEGVPLMSTIAANWKSVSDFSPDPSDLLIATYPKAGTTWTQEIVDLLLHNGDAELCKRAPTAVRSPFLEIFAPPPIPSGLDLLKQTQPPRVIKTHLPIQLVPKGFWENKCKVIYTARNAKDNAVSYFHFDRMNLTQPEPGPWDGYINKFMKGELGWGSWYDHVKGYWSERKEKNILYLLYEDMKENPRKEIERIMCYLDLSVSEDVIERIVQLTSFKVMKDNPMANYSYIPKPVFDQSKSVFMRKGEVGDWVNHFTTAQSQMFDEDYAKQMKDVDIPFRFNI